A DNA window from Bos javanicus breed banteng chromosome 10, ARS-OSU_banteng_1.0, whole genome shotgun sequence contains the following coding sequences:
- the LOC133255344 gene encoding olfactory receptor 4E1 has product MSDADIKWVFFSNFRQECPTVRMEEAVLLNQTTVVTCFRLRGLSINQNVQMAAFAMFLVFYVLTLIGNILIVITIIDDHHLHTPMYFFLSNLSFIDVCHSTVTVPKMLIDTWSEEKLISFDACVTQMFFLHLFACTEIFLLTVMAYDRYVAICKPLQYMTVMSWKVCVLLAVALWTGGTIHSIALTSLTIKLPYCDPDEIDNFFCDVPQVIKLACTDTHIIEILIVSNSGLISVVCFVVLVVSYAVILVSLRQQISEGRRKALSTCAAHLTVVTLFLGHCIFIYSRPSTSLPEDKVVSVFFTAVTPLLNPIIYTLRNEDMKNALNKLMGRVKGREKK; this is encoded by the coding sequence ATGAGTGATGCAGATattaagtgggtttttttttctaattttcgaCAGGAGTGTCCAACGGTGAGAATGGAAGAGGCTGTTCTACTCAATCAAACAACTGTAGTGACATGTTTTCGGCTCAGAGGTTTATCTATCAATCAGAATGTGCAGATGGCTGCATTTGCCATGTTCCTTGTTTTCTATGTCCTGACACTGATTGGAAACATCCTCATCGTCATAACTATTATCGATGACCATCATCTCCATACCCCCATGTATTTCTTTCTCAGCAACCTATCCTTTATCGATGTGTGCCACTCCACCGTCACTGTCCCCAAGATGCTGATAGACACCTGGTCAGAGGAGAAGCTCATCTCCTTTGATGCCTGTGTAACTCAGATGTTCTTCCTGCACCTCTTCGCCTGCACAGAGATCTTTCTCCTCACTGTCATGGCTTATGATCGGTATGTGGCTATTTGCAAGCCCCTGCAGTACATGACAGTGATGAGCTGGAAAGTGTGTGTGCTGCTGGCTGTGGCCCTCTGGACAGGGGGTACTATCCACTCCATAGCGCTGACCTCGCTCACCATCAAGCTGCCCTACTGTGATCCTGATGAGATTGACAACTTCTTCTGTGATGTGCCTCAGGTGATCAAACTGGCCTGCACTGATACCCACATCATTGAGATTCTCATCGTCTCCAACAGTGGGCTGATCTCCGTGGTCTGTTTTGTGGTCCTTGTGGTGTCCTACGCAGTCATCCTGGTGAGTCTGAGGCAGCAGATCTCAGAAGGCCGGCGGAAGGCCCTGTCCACCTGTGCAGCCCACCTCACCGTGGTCACACTCTTTCTGGGACACTGCATCTTCATCTATTCCCGTCCATCCACCAGCCTCCCAGAGGACAAGGTGGTGTCTGTGTTTTTCACCGCTGTCACACCCCTGCTGAACCCTATCATCTACACCCTTCGGAATGAAGACATGAAAAATGCCTTGAACAAGTTAATGGGGAGggtgaagggaagagaaaaaaaatga